DNA sequence from the Paenibacillus azoreducens genome:
TGAGATCCTCAGGCCGATTCAAATGCTCGACGCCCGGATCATTCTCAAAACGCATACGCCGATCATGAGTATTATAGAAATCTGCGATCATTTCCAGTTCTTCAAAATCAGTTCCCATCCTAACACTCCTATTGACCAATCTATCCATAACCTTTAAAATACGTTTAACGGTTAGATGACTATTAAAATATATTTAATGGTCATTATTAAACCGCAACAGACTTGCGAGAAAAACGCTCTATTTACATCATTACACTTCACTGCAGCGGAATCATTGCCCATGTTCTGACGTTTTACAGTTTATCAGAGCGGACGCTGCGATATCCAGTACATACGATTTCTTCAAATAAAACTTAAGGAGCAATGCGCATGCCAATTAAACCTTTTACGATCCGGATAGACCCAAAAGAAATTGAGGACCTTAACCGCCGTTTGGATTTCACGCGTTGGCCTGACCAAATCCCTGGTTCAACATGGGAATACGGTATTCCGCTTCCGTTTGTGAAAGAGATGGTCCATTATTGGAGGCATGAATTCGATTGGAGGCAAATCGAGAAAAAGATCAACTCTTATCCTAATTACATCGCCCGCATTAACGGATTGGACGTTCATTACGTTCATGCCCGCGGAAATGGCGCCAATCCCTTGCCGATTCTGATTCCGCATGGATGGCCAAGCACTTTTTATGAAATGCTCGATCTCATTCCCTATTTGACGCATCCGGAGGAATTCGGCGGGAATCCCGAAGATTCTTTTGATGTGGTGATCCCTTCGATACCGGGACATGGTTTCTCGCAGATCCCGTTAACTCCGGCTTTCGAAGACAGGCGGGCTGCAGGCATACTGGCCAAATTAATGCAAGAACTGGGATATGACCGCTTTGCCGCCCACGGCTATGATTTAGGCGCCAGCATTTTAGGTTTGTTGTGCCTTGACTATCCGGACAATGTCATTGGGTACCATACGACCTCACCAGGCAATCCGAGTCCTTTTATTGCTCCAGGCGCGGAGTTAACGGCTGCCGAACAAAAGTACCTGGACGTTTGCAGGCAGTGGTATAGCGAGGAAGGGGGATACGCCCACATCCTTGGCACGAAACCTCAGACGATTGCCTATTCTTTACATGATTCTCCTGCCGGACTGGCTGCATTTTTATTGGAAAAATGGTATTTGTGGACAAGCCCGCCAAGCGGGAATTTGCTGCAGCATTTTAGTCAAGAGGACTTAATGGCCCATGTTTCCATCTATTGGTATACCCAAACCATCAATTCGTCGAACCGCTTTTATTTTGAAGGCAAACATACGAAGTGGCCCGGTCCGGATGATATCTCGTCAATTCCTATCGGCGTTTCCCTAAATGCCACACAAGCAAACGAACGTCCGCCCCAGGAATATGTCGCAAGATTATTCCCGAACATCCAAAGCTGGGAAGAACTGCATACAGGCGGGCACTTCGTCGCCTCTGAGCAGCCGCAGCTCGTGGCCGGGAACATCAGATCTTTCTTTAAAAAACTCCGGTAAGATTTCGCCCCTTCTTATACGAAGCCATCATCTCTCATAGAGAAAACATCCCTGATCCCCATCGATGCCGATGAGTTCAGGGATATTTACGTCTTACTTTACGATTCTCGCATTATAGTACATTCGTCTCGCTTAATAGCTGCACCACTAGTTCCCTGTCCCGATCTTGCCCGCGGGCGTTTAAGGTCGGAGTAAAATGCTTGATATGTTGATGGAGCAGCTGCGCATGTTCAAGCACTTCCGGATTGCTAACATCCACCGCCGAAATCCGGATCGCTTTATTCCCGATGTCCACAAGCCGGAATCCCGGCTGATCCAGGCAGGCGGACAGCTGCACGAATGACCATTCCTCCCGCTGTGCAATGGAGTCCATATGCGTATGTCCGTTAAAATAAATGCCGATGCCTTTGTTACGGTTCAGAATGCTCCACATATCGTTAGCCGGATGAATCGAGCCTTTTTCCCGCTCCGAACCCGCGGTGGTTAGGTATACCGGATGATGTCCAAACACCAAAAGCGGCTTTTCATGGGACGCGACGACCATGCTTTCCAGCCACTCCAGCTGCTCAAAATCAAGCCAGCCGCCCCAATCCTTAAAATCCATCTCTTTGGCCGTATCAAGGAACACGAGCATGGCTTCTTCCGTATCCAGCACGTGGTACCGCTTTTGTCCCGTAATCCGCAGCACTTCCTGTCGCGGCTGGCCGTAGAGATCATGATTGCCGAGAACATGGATGAATTTTTTGCCTTGGCGCGCCAAAAGCGCATATACCTCTTCAAGCTCCGATGTTAAGCCAAAATTGGTAAGGTCTCCGAGCGAAATGTACAAATCCGCATCCAAATCCAGAAACTGATCCAACACATGGCGATAGAAAGCGGTCCGGGCCTCCGCCAGCCCCGGAATCGACCGGTCGATCTCGTGATAATGCAAATCCCCAACCAAAGCCAATCTCATCTTTCTTCTCTCCTTTACGCCCATACGGGTGATTTCTTCCTATTAACATCATAAGAGGCAATTATCATTTGTCCGTTAAGTGTATGGGCATAATTTGTAAAAGAAAGATTTAATGAAGCGAAATCATCCTCTAAGCAATGCATGCTGGCATGCCGTCTGCAGATCCCTCCAGGTTCGGTTAACTTCCGTGTCTTCCATGCATGCCGACAACCCCAGCATCGGGAACAGGCTTAACCCGCAATCCAAAGAGGCTTTGGCTGCGGCAATACACTCGCTTGATATACGCTGCTCCATTTCAGGCGGCAAACTTCCTTTCCGCCCCAGCTCCTCCCAGGATTTGTCCAACACGCTGTAAAATGCATCTTTTTGACGCGCAAAATCCTCTTGTTTCTTATAAAGCTGTTCCAGCCCGCGTTCATTTCCGCGCTCCCGCAGCAATGCTTCGGACGCTTCCAGGAAATGATCCGCCAGCCCCATGGCTACACCGGCGAAGGAAGTCTGAGCAAATGCCAAAAACGGGTATTTATACAGCAATTCATCCTGATGCGAGCGGTATTCCGAAAACGAAAACGTCATTTCATCCGGCACAAAGGCATTGGTCACCACCATGCTGTGGCTAGCGGTAGCTTTAAGCCCAAAGCTGTTCCAATCGTGATCGATCCGTACCTGATCGGGATTCATGATCAGAGTGACCAACTGCGGAGATTCCGATGATATCGCCCGGCCCTCCTGCTCCAATACCGCATTCGCCGTAAACGTCGTGGCATGCGTCGAACCGCTGCAATATTTCCAGCGGCCATTCACGACATAACCGCCAAGGGCCCTGCGGGCCGTTCCCGTCGTTGCGCCGCTACCGGCGATCACCGCTTCCGAACGGGCATAAACCTTGCGCCCGATCGCTTCCGTCATGAAAGGGACAAAATATCCGCCTCCTGCACCGATCGTCACGATCCAACCGAAGTTACCGTCGATGCGTGAGCATTCCTGAAAAATGCGGATCGCTTCAGGCAGCGGCGTCATGTTCCCTTCCAGATCATCCGCAACAAACAAATGAAATAATTTTTTATCGTATATGTATTGCAAAACTTCCGGCGTTACTGCTCCCCCGCGTTCCATCTGCACCGATTGGCTGCGGATGATGCCGATTTCCTGCTGCGTAAATCCCATGTTTCCACCGCTCTCCTTCATGTATGTATAGTGTGTTAACAGTCATTAAACTTTATTTTAACATGAACGGGCAGCATGCGGCTTTAAAGTGTTGCATACAACATCGGCCGGTTCACTCCCTCATAGGCGAACGAACCGGCCGATTTATATATATGTTCAAGATAAATGGATATCTTAACTTAACAGTGCCGTGATTTCCTTGAAATTTTCAGCAAAGCCGACAAACACTCTGTCTTCGATCACAATCGTCGGAACAGTCTGCATACCGGTCAGTTCCCGGACCTCCTCGGCATAAACCGTATCCTCTTCGCAATTATATTCTACGAAATCAATGTTATGTTCCTTGAAATAACGTTTGGCCTGATGGCAATCACTGCACGTAGATATTGTGTAGATCTTAACAGATCTTTGCATCTCATTCACTCCTTCGTTGGCTTTAGCCCCTTCAGTGAGCAACCTGATATCCTTTGCCGCGAATGACATCTTCAATCTCGGCCAGCTTGACTTTAGCGTCATCATAAGATACATCCACTTGACCTTCGGACAAATTCACGCTGCCCTTAACGCCGATTTCTTCAAGCGCGCCTTCAATCTTGCGGACGCAAGAGCTGCAGGATATACCGGTAACTTTAATCGTAGCATTTTGCATAGTTTTACACCTCCTTTCAAGCGGAATCACGGGATCAGCATACAAGTTCCCTGATCTTTTCAACCGTCATCCGGTGGACGAATTTACTGAACTTCTCTTTGCCTTTAGCACCCGACTTATACAAATCAAGGATTTTTTCGATAATTGGAATGACTTCGTCTTCTTCCAGCCCCGAAACCAGAAGTTCGGCGAATATCGTTTTGATGCCTTTCGGTTCTCCTCCAATGTATAAGCTGAATGTGTCTTTCATTTTGACAACGCTAATGTCTTTAAGCAAAGGTTCGCTTGTTCCAAGCGCGCATCCGGCATAACCGATCTTCAGCGGAGCCGGCGTTTCAATGCCGGCCACCGCCTTATGAATGGATTGGGCTGTACGCAGGCCCGCCGATTCGGCGCCATTGCAAAACTGACAGGCGATCAAGCCTTTGATTACGGATCCTGCCGGGTAAATCTCCAGTCCAGCCCGAAGCAGTTCTTTCTCAATCCGTGCAGTCTCGCTGCTTGGAATCTCGATATAAATCTGTCTGAATGGCGTGATTTCAATGTGGGCATCCGAACCTGCAGCCGCAGCAATCGCCGCGAGCTGATCCGGAGTAATAACATTCCCGCCAATCTGAATAGGTGTCGACACCGCAATTTTTGTCTTTTCCGCCATGGCAATTCTCCCTTGTCTAATCTTGGCATTACGGATGGAATAGGATAGTACCGTATTTTAATTTGTCGATTTACCCTTATCCGGATGATTATCGAATCTTAACCCGCTGCAGGCGAAGGGCGTTCAACACGACGGAGACGGAACTCAATGCCATTGCAGCACCTGCGATCCAAGGCGCCAACAGTCCGAGTGCCGCAACCGGAATGCCCAGCGTGTTATAACCAAGCGCCCAGAACAGGTTTTGCTTGATGTTGCCCATCGTTTTGCGGCTCATGTAGATGGCATCCGGAATGCTCGACAGATCGCCGCGCATAAGCGTGACATCCGCTGCCTCCATCGCCACGTCCGTTCCTGTGCCAATCGCCATCCCGATATCCGCTGTTGCAAGAGCGGGCGCGTCATTGATGCCGTCACCGACCATGGCTACCTTTTTACCTTCCGCCTGCAGTTTCTTCACTTCCTCCGCTTTACCTTCCGGCAGTACCTCGGCACGGACATGATCGATGCCGACCTGTGCAGCGATAGCCTTGGCGGTACGTTCGTTGTCACCGGTAATCATGATGACCTGAAGCCCCATTGCCTTCAAGCGGCTGACCGCTTCTTTCGAAGTTTCCTTAATGGTGTCGGCGACAGCTACCATACCGGCATACTCGCCATCTATTGCGACAAGCATGGCTGTTTTTCCGGCTTCCTCCAGACGTGCCATCACTTCATAAGCATGGGATGCCGAGACGCCGAATTTCTCCATTAATCTGCGGGTGCCTATCAGCAGCCCTTTGTCTTCGACTGCGGCTTCAATGCCATAACCCGGAATCGCTTTAAACGTTTGTGTATTGGGAAGCGAGAGTCCTCGCTCCTGAATGCCAGCCACAATCGCTTCGGCAAGCGGATGTTCCGAATTTTTCTCTGCCGCGCCGACCAGTTTGAGGAATTCCTGCTCATCTCCCTCGGCTATGACATCCGTCAACTCAGGTTTGCCTTTCGTGACCGTACCCGTTTTATCCAAAATAATCGCATCGATTTTATGCGTTTGTTCCAAATGTTCTCCGCCTTTGAACAGGATGCCCAGCTCTGCTGCGCGCCCGGAGCCGGCCATGATCGAGGTTGGCGTGGCAAGACCCAACGCGCATGGGCAGGCAATTACAAGTATGGCAATCGCTTTTTCAAGCGCAGAGGCAAAATCCCCTGGCGTAACGAGGAAGTACCAGACAAGGAATGCCACGACCGCGATGCCGACGACAATCGGTACAAAAATACCGGAGATGATATCGGCTATCCGCTGAATCGGCGCCTTGGAGCCCTGAGCTTCTTCTACAACTTTGATGATCTGGGCTAGTGCAGTTTCTTTGCCCACTTTGGTGGCCTTGATTCTTAACACGCCGTTTTTGTTCAGCGTCGCACCGATGACCGGATCGCCAGCCTTCTTCTCCACCGGTAAACTTTCGCCGGTCAGCATGGATTCATCGATCGATGATTCGCCTTCCAGCACCTCGCCGTCCACCGGCACTTTCTCCCCCGGCCGGATCATGACGATATCGCCGGCAATGACCTCTTCTACCGGAACCGTTAGCTCTTGACCGTCTCGGATCACCCGCGCCGTTTTGGCCTGCAGTCCCATCAAGGATTTGATGGCTTCTGACGTACGCCCCTTGGCCAGTGACTCAAACAATTTACCCATAATAACAAGCGTGATCAGAATGGCACTCGTTTCATAATACATGGAAGGACCGTTGTGCATTCCGCCTCCGCTAGCGTACCAATCAATCGTCAGATACAGGCTGTAAAAATACGCCGCCGAAGTTCCCAACGATACCAGTACATCCATATTGGCGCTGCCGTTGCGGAGCGCTTTGTAGGCCCCCACATAAAACGGCTTCCCGATGTAAAACTGCACCGGAGTTGCCAGTATCAGCTGAAACCATGGATTCATGAAGAGATCCGGCAAATAAATCCATGAAGTAAAGGAAAAATGAGCGACCATCGACCAAAGTAATGGAATGGACAGGATGGCCGAAATCAGCAATTTTCGTTTTTGTTTCCGGATTCCGTCGTCCTTGCCGTTTTTTTGCTCATCTTTCTCTTCCGCGGTGATCGCTTTGTACCCAAGCTGCTTGACTTTATTTTGCATATCCGCCACGGAGATTTCACCAGGAGCATATTCCACGGTCGCGGTTTCCATTGCGAAATTAACGGAAGCGCTGGATACGCCCGACAGCTTGCTTAGTCCCTTTTCAATCCGGGTTGCGCATGCCGCGCAGGTCATCCCTTCAAGCTTCAAATGGGCTACTTCCTTCGCCGTGCCGTAACCGAGCTTCTGAATGGTTGCTTCCAGATCGCTCGGTCCGATCCGTTCGGGGTCATAAGTCACGCTCGCTCTTTCCAAAGCGAAGTTCACGTTCGCACCATCAACGCCTTCCAGTTTGTTCAAGCCTTTCTCAATCCGGTTCGCGCATGCCGCGCAAGTCATGCCGGTAATTTGCAGCGTCGTTTGCTTCTGCTGTTTCGTAGCAGCTGCCTCCATCATCATTCACTCCAATATGATCAAAGTTTTTATAAACGAATCCATCATCGCATTAACAATGTCTTCCATTGTCTTGCTTGTTTTTAGTATACCCCCTCACCCTATATTTCGTCAATATATTTTACAGTACCCCTGTACCCTATTCTAATTGCGAAATATTCCATTCCTTGAATAATTAGCTATAATATGCACTACATCCTATGCTAACCGCATATAAAAAGCTCATCTGTACAGCATAAATACATGCTTAAATAACCCCACAAAGTGGAGCCTATGCTTCGATGCTTATTCCAAATACTTTGCGGGGACCCCGGAAATTCTACCCCACAAAGTGACGCGTGACCTTTGGAGCCTATTCCGATTACTTTGCGGGGACCCCAAAGATCTTATAAAATCTGTAATCGTTAAAAAGCCGCCTTGCGGCGGCCTTCCATACGTTACTTGATTAATTTGTTCATCGTGGTCATCAGTTCCGTCAGCACTTCCTGATCGCCTTCCTGTATCCGTTGCACCACGCAGCTCTTCATATGATGCTCGAGCAGCAATTTCCCCACACCATTTAAAGCGGATTGTACGGAGGCAATCTGGTTCAGAACATCATCGCAATACGTATCTTTTTCAATCAGGCCTTTGATGCCCCGCACTTGACCTTCGATGCGGTTCAAACGGCTGATAAGACTGTTTTTAACCTTGTCAGAGTGATGGCTTTTCCGTTCCGAATGGTCGCCGCAGCAAGCTTCCTTCTTCTGTTCCATGTTCTCATCCATCATTTCCGGCATCGTGTTCATCGGCTCGCCTCCTTTACCTTTATTCCCTATTATACTCGGCAAGCGAACGGAAACAAAGCATTCTCACAATCCTTTGGGCGAGAGGCTTTGATGCCGGATGAATGACGGCCGCCATGCCAGTTTCCGCTGCACCTTTATTTCAGCGCCACAATCGTTTGAACGGAAATCTGTTCAGCAAAAATCCCTTCCGGATGAATCTCATGCAAAGCCGAGCGCATTTCCGCTTCGAATTGTTCGATTCTTTCCCCGAAAAAATGCCTTGCGCCATACGATGTAGAATAAATATTGCCGAGTATGGATTCAATCGTCCAGTTATGCGTATACTCCGGGAGGGTATGTTTCTTAACGCTGCGAAACGGGAATTTGCTGATCGTATCCTCATATTTTTCCTTGGGAGGGGTGTATGTACCTTGTCCCGCCCTTCTCTGCGGACCCAGATATGCCTTCATTATTTCATCCACGCGCTGCTGCCAAACGAGCGGCTCCTTGTCCTGTTGATCATTGTCAGTTATGACAATGCCGCCGCCTTCTTCAAGGCGTGGATACACTGCATTCAATACAGCTTCCCGATCCATCCAGTGGAATGCCTTGGCAATAGTGACCAGCCGAAAGGAAGATTGCTCCGCAGCTTTCTCCTCTGCCCTGCCATGAATCCAGTTCATGTTCGTCAGCCGGTTGATATCCGACAGGCGCCTGGCAAGCATCAGCATTTCCTCCTCCGGATCAACACCGATAATTTCCTCAAACCAATCGCTGAAACGCATCGCCAGCTGGCCGGTTCCGCAGCCCAGGTCCACCATGCGCCCTTGTCCGTCCAATCTGAAGAAATCGACGATAAACCGGATCAACGAAGACGGATAGGCAGGACGGTACTGGGCGTAGTAAGAGGCAGTCCCCTTAAACAGGTCATCGCCATATAAGCTCATAGCTTGTCCCCTTCCTTGTGAATCGGATAAACTTGATTCGACTTGTCCTTATACAACAACTTTATTGGTGAATTTCAGAAATTGCCGCACACTCGAAGTTAACATTTTCCACCTGAGGAATCAATCGTTAACATTCTATTCTTTTGTTTGGATGCAAATAGAACTTTTTAATTCCCGGACTCAAGCAACGGCTGATACATCATCAGCGCGCGGTTCTCCGTAATAAACTCATCCGCAATCTGCTCTCCATCTGTATTAAAAACTTTACGGTAGATGCTGTTGTAACGCTCATAACCACCCCAATAAAGTTGGGAAATGCGGTGTTCCTTTTCATAAATTTCGTAGCGGTGCGGCAGCGGCGCCATCGTTCTCCACTCCCCGGTCAAATCGCCTTCTTTCATGCCGAGCCGAAGCTGGTACGGCACTTCGGTGTTATTTCTGATGCGGAGATCCAA
Encoded proteins:
- a CDS encoding class I SAM-dependent methyltransferase, with amino-acid sequence MSLYGDDLFKGTASYYAQYRPAYPSSLIRFIVDFFRLDGQGRMVDLGCGTGQLAMRFSDWFEEIIGVDPEEEMLMLARRLSDINRLTNMNWIHGRAEEKAAEQSSFRLVTIAKAFHWMDREAVLNAVYPRLEEGGGIVITDNDQQDKEPLVWQQRVDEIMKAYLGPQRRAGQGTYTPPKEKYEDTISKFPFRSVKKHTLPEYTHNWTIESILGNIYSTSYGARHFFGERIEQFEAEMRSALHEIHPEGIFAEQISVQTIVALK
- a CDS encoding heavy metal translocating P-type ATPase, with the protein product MEAAATKQQKQTTLQITGMTCAACANRIEKGLNKLEGVDGANVNFALERASVTYDPERIGPSDLEATIQKLGYGTAKEVAHLKLEGMTCAACATRIEKGLSKLSGVSSASVNFAMETATVEYAPGEISVADMQNKVKQLGYKAITAEEKDEQKNGKDDGIRKQKRKLLISAILSIPLLWSMVAHFSFTSWIYLPDLFMNPWFQLILATPVQFYIGKPFYVGAYKALRNGSANMDVLVSLGTSAAYFYSLYLTIDWYASGGGMHNGPSMYYETSAILITLVIMGKLFESLAKGRTSEAIKSLMGLQAKTARVIRDGQELTVPVEEVIAGDIVMIRPGEKVPVDGEVLEGESSIDESMLTGESLPVEKKAGDPVIGATLNKNGVLRIKATKVGKETALAQIIKVVEEAQGSKAPIQRIADIISGIFVPIVVGIAVVAFLVWYFLVTPGDFASALEKAIAILVIACPCALGLATPTSIMAGSGRAAELGILFKGGEHLEQTHKIDAIILDKTGTVTKGKPELTDVIAEGDEQEFLKLVGAAEKNSEHPLAEAIVAGIQERGLSLPNTQTFKAIPGYGIEAAVEDKGLLIGTRRLMEKFGVSASHAYEVMARLEEAGKTAMLVAIDGEYAGMVAVADTIKETSKEAVSRLKAMGLQVIMITGDNERTAKAIAAQVGIDHVRAEVLPEGKAEEVKKLQAEGKKVAMVGDGINDAPALATADIGMAIGTGTDVAMEAADVTLMRGDLSSIPDAIYMSRKTMGNIKQNLFWALGYNTLGIPVAALGLLAPWIAGAAMALSSVSVVLNALRLQRVKIR
- a CDS encoding heavy-metal-associated domain-containing protein, with translation MQNATIKVTGISCSSCVRKIEGALEEIGVKGSVNLSEGQVDVSYDDAKVKLAEIEDVIRGKGYQVAH
- a CDS encoding glutaredoxin family protein; the protein is MQRSVKIYTISTCSDCHQAKRYFKEHNIDFVEYNCEEDTVYAEEVRELTGMQTVPTIVIEDRVFVGFAENFKEITALLS
- a CDS encoding nitrite reductase is translated as MAEKTKIAVSTPIQIGGNVITPDQLAAIAAAAGSDAHIEITPFRQIYIEIPSSETARIEKELLRAGLEIYPAGSVIKGLIACQFCNGAESAGLRTAQSIHKAVAGIETPAPLKIGYAGCALGTSEPLLKDISVVKMKDTFSLYIGGEPKGIKTIFAELLVSGLEEDEVIPIIEKILDLYKSGAKGKEKFSKFVHRMTVEKIRELVC
- a CDS encoding metal-sensitive transcriptional regulator, producing the protein MPEMMDENMEQKKEACCGDHSERKSHHSDKVKNSLISRLNRIEGQVRGIKGLIEKDTYCDDVLNQIASVQSALNGVGKLLLEHHMKSCVVQRIQEGDQEVLTELMTTMNKLIK
- a CDS encoding epoxide hydrolase family protein; translation: MPIKPFTIRIDPKEIEDLNRRLDFTRWPDQIPGSTWEYGIPLPFVKEMVHYWRHEFDWRQIEKKINSYPNYIARINGLDVHYVHARGNGANPLPILIPHGWPSTFYEMLDLIPYLTHPEEFGGNPEDSFDVVIPSIPGHGFSQIPLTPAFEDRRAAGILAKLMQELGYDRFAAHGYDLGASILGLLCLDYPDNVIGYHTTSPGNPSPFIAPGAELTAAEQKYLDVCRQWYSEEGGYAHILGTKPQTIAYSLHDSPAGLAAFLLEKWYLWTSPPSGNLLQHFSQEDLMAHVSIYWYTQTINSSNRFYFEGKHTKWPGPDDISSIPIGVSLNATQANERPPQEYVARLFPNIQSWEELHTGGHFVASEQPQLVAGNIRSFFKKLR
- a CDS encoding acyl-CoA dehydrogenase, whose amino-acid sequence is MGFTQQEIGIIRSQSVQMERGGAVTPEVLQYIYDKKLFHLFVADDLEGNMTPLPEAIRIFQECSRIDGNFGWIVTIGAGGGYFVPFMTEAIGRKVYARSEAVIAGSGATTGTARRALGGYVVNGRWKYCSGSTHATTFTANAVLEQEGRAISSESPQLVTLIMNPDQVRIDHDWNSFGLKATASHSMVVTNAFVPDEMTFSFSEYRSHQDELLYKYPFLAFAQTSFAGVAMGLADHFLEASEALLRERGNERGLEQLYKKQEDFARQKDAFYSVLDKSWEELGRKGSLPPEMEQRISSECIAAAKASLDCGLSLFPMLGLSACMEDTEVNRTWRDLQTACQHALLRG
- a CDS encoding metallophosphoesterase family protein: MRLALVGDLHYHEIDRSIPGLAEARTAFYRHVLDQFLDLDADLYISLGDLTNFGLTSELEEVYALLARQGKKFIHVLGNHDLYGQPRQEVLRITGQKRYHVLDTEEAMLVFLDTAKEMDFKDWGGWLDFEQLEWLESMVVASHEKPLLVFGHHPVYLTTAGSEREKGSIHPANDMWSILNRNKGIGIYFNGHTHMDSIAQREEWSFVQLSACLDQPGFRLVDIGNKAIRISAVDVSNPEVLEHAQLLHQHIKHFTPTLNARGQDRDRELVVQLLSETNVL